From the genome of Vicia villosa cultivar HV-30 ecotype Madison, WI linkage group LG2, Vvil1.0, whole genome shotgun sequence, one region includes:
- the LOC131648910 gene encoding uncharacterized protein LOC131648910 — protein sequence MQATEIEEQILHQKAKVEWLKHGDGNTTYFHATVRGENRITGIYNLEDSNGRRLSNQPDIENEVIHFYENLIGKSTSQLKHVDITVLRNGTQLEDKDRDTLVQPITDQEIWKELGSIGDTKAPGVDGFSEKFFKAAWNVVGGDVKRAIHDFFFSGKDAPCH from the coding sequence ATGCAAGCCACTGAGATTGAAGAGCAAATATTACATCAGAAGGCTAAGGTTGAGTGGTTGAAACATGGGGATGGTAACACAACCTATTTTCATGCAACTGTTAGGGGAGAAAATAGAATCACTGGCATATACAACCTGGAGGATTCGAATGGCAGAAGGTTGAGTAATCAACCTGATATTGAGAATGAAGTTATTCATTTTTATGagaatttgattggaaaatctACTAGCCAGCTGAAGCACGTGGATATCACTGTACTCAGGAATGGAACTCAACTTGAGGACAAGGATAGAGACACGTTAGTTCAGCCAATAACGGACCAGGAAATTTGGAAAGAACTTGGAAGTATTGGTGATACCAAAGCCCCGGGAGTTGATGGTTTCTCTGAGAAATTTTTCAAGGCTGCTTGGAATGTGGTCGGAGGAGATGTAAAAAGAgctattcatgatttttttttctcaGGAAAGGATGCACCCTGCCATTAA